ATCTGGATATTTCAGCTCCTCATTTTATGAACTATTTTTAGGTGATCTTGTTGTtataaggaattaaaaaatataactggTATTTCTGGGGCCAGAAGACTGAGCCCTGAAAAGAGTATTTCAGTTACCATTGTCCCAACACATAATATTGGATGACTTTATTTCCAGGGGCTCCTAAAGCGGTTTGTTTTTAGGGTTGCTGGTTTTGAAGCCCTATTGTCAATTTGAATGATTTATTTTCCAGGTCCTGGTCTCTCCAAAGTTGTTGAGTTTATGCTACTGGgtgtaatttctttttcagacCACAAATGCAATCCTTGTCCTAAGACCTGGAAATGGTACCAAACCAGCTGCTATTATTTTGCAGTAAATGAGGAAAAAACCTGGCCTAACAGTAGAAAAAACTGCATGGACAAGAACTCCACGCTGGTGAAGATAGACAGCCTAGAAGAAAAGGTCAGGTTGAATCTCCTTCCCTGGTTAGAGAAATTATTCATGTATTTGAAAGTAAATAGAATTTCTGAATCACATGGTAGGAATTCAGTGCATTTTGAGtaagaattgggcttccctggtagctcagctggtaaggaatatgcctgcaatgcaggagacccccagttgattcctgggttgggaagattccctggagaatggaatggcaacccactccagtatctggcctggagaattccaggtcacaaaagagtcggacacaactgagggtcTCAAagagggacatgactgagcaactttcactttcacttttcacatgaaTTCGATGAATGGTCCCATCTCTCTTACTTCAGCAAACAGGAATGTGCCCCTCACAGaactttttcctgttttctctttcaggattttctgaGGTCACAACCATTACCCAAGTTTCCTTTCTTCTGGTTGGGACTATCTTGGGACCCATCTGGCAGAAGTTGGCTTTGGGAGGATAGCTCTAGACCCTCTCCATCCTTGTAAGTCTCTAATTATTGGggaaagaaacaagcaaaagatattaaaaatggaatgtaaagaaaataaatgtgaattATAAGAATTATACATCTAGATACAAAAAAGTACAACCTCCAACAAGAAGAGAGCTTCATTAATAGAGATGGAAATGAGGAGGACTTCATTTCATGTGTGAGATAAATTCATGGCAGGACACTGAATTCCATCTATTAGTTTAAGCTTATTTCTCTATTTAACAAACACAAGTAATACTTATGATGTTCAAACTATTATTATCCCTATGATAAAAGCACTgttatattcccattttatagattaaaaaattatcatAGAGTAAACAAAAGTGTACACATCGCAAGTAAGATTTAGTGAGCTAAGCCTTGAAGTGAGAAAAGAATATTATAGTGTAGTACAGATCATTTGAATAAAAGCAGTCCAGGGCACATGGAAGATTTAGACATGATCATCATTTTCTGATGTCATTACTTAAGAGTtatcatcaattctttagcagAAGAACTAGGAACCAATATCAGAACTACATCTATATTGTCATTCATTTCCTCTAACCCctgttttattctcttttcacTCCCCacgtatgtataaatatatacaaaatgatATTTGTACATAGTAAAATGTAACgtatttttatacagaatgtgattgtatttttctgtttttcttcagaaAGTTCCAGAGTAAAGGAATTCTAGTTCTTTTAATGTATAATCTGCATGGGGTAGTTTCTATCATGTTATGGAGAAAATAGAAATTCTCAACTCCTGATTTAAGCTTACTTCTTAAATAATTCTATCTGAGATCATGAGtaattggaaatttttaaaaactcaaatatgCAAGCTTTAGGGATTTTTATGGTTGCTGGCCACAGAAGTCCTTCAACATTCACACGCATGAGTTTCATTGTCAGGGAAGCTGAAAACAATGAATTGTGGTCGATTCAAAGGTGTatttgtaattaatttaaaattgattctttttcagatttagtGCTTATGAATATGCTCAGATCAATGAATCCAAGGGATGTGCCTATTTTCAAAATGGGAATATTTATATATCCCGCTGCAGTGCTGAAATTTCTTGGATTTGCGAGAAGACAGCTGCATTAGTGAAGATTGAAGACTTGGATTAATATGCTTCCTCCAAGATGTAAGGGACTTATGATTAAGGTGATATGAGGAAGGAAAGAGCTTTactattaaagggaaaaaaaaaaacagattaaataGTGACTGTCTGTATATTTAAACCATCAGGCAACAGGCAAATAAACTTGCTACACAGAACACATTACATGTCATTGTCTGATGCCTTCTGATCTGATGTTCTTGTTATTTCATCTCAAGGTCACTGGAAACCTACAGGAACGGCTGTTCTATGACCATCTTCAATCTCAGACTCATTTCActcaatttcctttctttcaaataACAGACTTTTCTTGCTTTGTTGTTAAATATGCCCAAGTGAACAGGGGCGATGTGTAAATATTTAACAGCCAGAACTGAGACAGGCCACAGCAGTGGAACAAGGTCCAGGAAACCCTGTTGTGACAGTTGCTGATTCATGTAGAAATCTGGgggatcctggagaagggatgggcttcctaggtggctcagtggtaaagaatccagctgccaatgcaggagacagaggttcgatccctgggtcggaaagattccctggagaaggaaatggcaatccactccagtagtcttgcctcaTAGTTCAAGTAAACAGGTTTACTAATTCTCATATAAGACTGAAATGGAAGTCTCATATACACAGATTTAAAAAGCaactttatcatttctttttaaaagtagccTACTGTCACTGTCATTCccagaaagataaaattattCATTGAAGGTCAAAAACTCTGCACTTGACCTCCATACACTGgctttttctttattctcatgGGAAAGCTAGTTTCTTCTATTGTTCCTCTCCAGAGAAATATCTGCTATTAATAATTTTGATATCTTTGTTGGCTAGTTTGTTTGCAAAAAGAGGTTACAGTTCTTTTCCTTGAAAtcttgtgtcttttaatttttattttgtggacTCTCTTTCATATTCActaaaaattactatttttgtttCTGACCTTGGAGTGACTCTGAAATTTGATCAGATTCTATTGCTCATAGTCCTCTCCCTGCTGGCCTGCTATCATCATGTTATCCCTGGCAGCCTCTACAGCGTAGGAGTAAATCCAGAGGTTTTCTTGAGGATATATTAGCTTCTTGTGTCAGAATAGTTTATCCCTCATTGCTTTTTATGATAGCTTGGCATATGAGACACAGTGTGTCTCAAGAATCTCaaccagtctctctctctctgtctactatatctttttctcctgccctggTTAGAACTCCTGGGAGCTattacacgcacacacacacacacacacacactgccttgGGAGAGCccaattttgtatttattttggatAACTCTTTCCTCATTGAATAATTACATGATTTCCAAACCTGTCTTCACACCAGATTTATGTGGAGAGTCCCCTTAGAACtttacatttattgatttatttgtttcTCACAATAACCCTAGGGCctcctgggtggcactagtggtaaagaacctgtctgccaacacaggagatgcgggtttgatccctgggtctgcaagatcccctggagatggcaaTGGTAATCcgcttcagtatttttgcctgcgaaaatccatagacagaggagcctgatgggctacagtccatggggttgcagaagagtcagacacaactcagcaactaaataacaacaactcaGTGAAGGAAGTATCCCATGTAGAAATTGTTTTTTGGAAAATGTTTGACATAACTTAGTctattcactggagaaggcaatggcgccccactccagtactcttgcctggaaaatctcatggacagaggagcctggtaggctgcagtccatggggtcgctaagagtcggacatgactgagcgacttcactttcacttttcactttcatgcattggagaaggaaatggcaacccactccagtgttctttttttttttttttttttaatatgaaaaggtACGTAGTTGCTTTATTCATAATCATCCAAAACAAGAAACAACCAGAATATCTTTCAACTGGGAATGGATAAGCAGGCTGTGGTACATTCACACaaaggaatactattcagcaatttTAAAGGATCTGATATTGACACAAGAAACAATCTGAATATGTCTAAAATGCATTCTGCTAAGTGGCTACATACtgaataattccatttacatggGAAAAGGCATAAttacagaacagaaaacaaatctGTGGCTGCCTGGGCTGGGAGTGGGTGGAGGGCTTGATTTCTTTGGTTAAGGAACTGGTTATAgttacaaaaacagacacagaattTGTCAAAATTCACAGACTATAGACTAGAAGGGGCGCAATTTACTGTCTATAATTAAaccttaaaaatgagaaaagtaaaaaaatcagGGAGTGATAAAGAAAGGGCTTTGGGTGGAAAGAGAGTAGTTAAAAGAAGTACTGTCGAATGAGCAGGAGAAAGGAGGTGGGAAGAGGACAGTAGAGGAGGAGGAAATGCTGCCTAGTATGCATTTGAAAAGTGAACAGGACTCTTCCAGGTGGGCAAGGGTGGGGAGAGCATCATCGTCCCAGGTGATGTGACTCGCAAAGGCACAGATCTGTGAGTCTGCAGTGTGGGTACAGGGTTGCCACCAGCATAAACAGTTGAGCCTCAGGAAGAAGGTGAGAGGGGATAGATCATGGTAGGCCTTAGTGGTTTTGGCCAAGGGTttggaacttttttttaatttaattttatttaactttacaatattgtattggttttgccatatatcaaaatgaatctgccacaggtatacatgtgttccccatcctgaaccctcctccctcctccctccccataccatccctctgggtcttcccagtgcaccagccccaagcatctaatattgtgcatcgaacctggactggcgactcgtttcatatatgatattatacatgtttcaatgccattctcccaaatcatcccaccctctccctctcccacagagtccaaaagactgttctatacatcagtgtctcttttgctgtctcgtatacagggttattgttaccatctttctaaattccatatatatgcgttagtatactgtattggtgtttttccttctggcttacttcactctgtataataggctccagtttcatccacctcattagaactgattcaaatgtattctttttaatggctgagtaatactccattgtgtatatgtaccactgctttcttttttttttttataattttatttttaaactttacaatattgtattagttttgccaaatatcgaaatgaatccaccacaggtatacccgcgttccccatcctgaaccctccaccctcctccctcccctcccctccctctgggtcgtccctgtgcaccagccccaagcatccagtaccgtgcatcgaacctggactggcgactcgtttcatacatgatattatacatgtttcaatgctattttcccaaatctccccaccctctccctctcccacagagtccgtaagactgatctatacattggtgtctcttttgctgtctggtacacagggttattgtttccatctttctaaattccatatatatgcgttagtatactgtattggtgtttttctttctggcttacttcactctgtataataggttccagtttcatccatctcattagaactgattcaaatgtattctttttaatggctgagtaatactccattgtgtatatgtaccactgctttcttatccattcatctgctgatgggcatctaggttgcttccatgtcctggctattataaacagtgctgcgatgaacattggggtacacgtgtctctttcaattctggtttcctcagtgtgtatgcccagcagtgggattgctggatcataaggcagttctatttccagttttttaaggaatctccacactgttctccatactgtaCTAGTacgcattcccaccaacagtgtaagagggttcccttttatccacaccctctccagcatttattgcttgtagacttttggatcgcagccattctgactggcctgaaatggtacctcatagtggttttgatttgcatttctctgataatgagtgatgttgagcatcttttcatgtgtttgttagccatctgtatgtgttctttggagaaatgtctatttagttctttggcccactttttgactgggtcatttatttttctggaattgaggtgtaggagttgcttgtatatttttgagattagttgtttgtcagttgcttcatttgctattattttctcccattctgaaggctgtcttttcaccttgctaatagtttcctttgttgtgcagaagcttttaagtttaattaggtctcatttatttatttttgcttttatttccaatattctgggaggtgggtcatagaggatcctactgtgatgtatgtcggtgagtgttttgcctatgtttttctctaggagttttatagtttctggtcttatgtttagatctttaatccattttgagtttatttttgtgtatggtgttagaaagtgctctagtttcattgttttacaagtgattgaccagttttcccatcaccacttgttaaagagattgtctttaatccattgtatattcttgcctcctttgtcaaagataaggtgtccatacctgtgtggatttatctctgggctttctattttgttccattgatctatatttctgtctttgtgccagtactatactgtcttgatgactgtggctttgtagtagagcctgaagtcaggcaggttgattcctccagttccattcttctttctcaagatagctttggctattcgaggttttttgtatttccatacaaattatgaaattatttgttgtagctctgtgaagaatactgttggtagcttgatagggattgcattgaatctataaactgctttgggtagtatactcattttcactgacatggtatatttctccatctattagtgtcctctttgatttctttcaccagtgttttatagttttctctatataggtctttagtttctttaggtagatatattcctaagtattttattctttttgttgcaatggtgaatggaattgtttccttaatttatctttctattttctcattattagtgtataggaatgcaagggatttctgtgtgttgattttatatactgcaactttactatattcattgattagttctagtaattttctggtggagtctttagggttttctatgtagaggatcatgtcatccgccaacagtgagagttttacttcttcttttccaatttggattccttttatttctttttctgctctgactgctgtagccaaaacttccaaaactatgttgaatagtagtggtgaaagtgggcacccttgtcttgttcctgactttaggagaaatgcttccactttttcaccattgaggataatgtttgctgtgggtttgtcatatatagcttttattatgttgaggtatattccttctattcctgctttctggagagtttttatcataaatggatgttgaattttgtcaaaggctttctctgcatttattgagataatcatatggtttttatttttcaatttgttaatgtggtgtattacattgattgatttgtggatattgaagaatccttgcatccctgggataaagcccacttggtcatggtgtatgatctttttaatgtgttgttggattctgtttgctagaattttgttaaggatttttgcatctatgttcatcagtgatattggcctgtagttttctttttttgtggcgtctttgtcaggttttgggaTTAGGGTGagggtggcctcatagaatgagtttggaagtttaccttcctctgcaattttctggaacagTTTGAGTAgattaggtgttagttcttctctaaatttttggtagaattcagctgttaAGCCgtttggacctgggcttttgtttgctggaagattttttattacagtttcaatttctgtgcttgtgattggtctgttaagattttctatttcttcctggtccagttttggaaagttgtacttttctaagaacttgtccatttcttccacattgtccattttattgccatataattgctgatagtagtctcttatgatccttcgtatttctgtgttgtctgttgtgatctctccattttcatttctaattttattgatttgatgtttctccctttgtttcttgatgagtctggctaatggtttgtcaattttatttatcctttcaaagaaccagcttttggctttgttgatttttgctatggtctcttttgtttcttttgcatttatttctgccctaatttttaagatttctttccttctactaaccctggggttcttcatttcttccttttctagttgctttaggtgtacagttagattatttatttgacttatttcttgtttcttgaggtatgcctgtattgctatgaactttccccttaggactgcttttacagtgtcccacaggttttgggttgttgtgttttcattttctttcatttctatgcaaatttgatttcttttttgatttcttctgtgatttgttggttatttagcagcgtgtttttcagcctccatatgttggaatttttaatagtttttctcctgtaattgagatctaatcttactgcattgtgctcagaaaagatgcttggaatgatttcaatttttctgaatttaccaaggctagatttatggcccaggatgtgatctatcctggagaaggttccgtatgcgcttgagaaaaaggtgaaattcattgttttgggatgaaatgtcctattagatatcaattaggtctaactggtctattatattgtttaaagtttgtgtttccttgttaattttctgtttagttgatctatccataggtgtgagtgggtattaaagtctcccactattattgtgttattgttaatttctcctttcatacttgttaggatttgtcttacacattgcggtgctcctatgttgggtgcatatatatttataattgttatatcttcttcttggattgatcctttgatcattatgtagtgaccttctttgtctcttttcacagcctttgttttaaagtctattttatctgatatgagtattgctactcctgctttcttttggtccctatttgcatggaaaatctttttccagcccttcactttcagtctgtatgtgtcccctgttttgaggtgggtctcttgtagacaacatatgtaggggtcttgtttttggatccattcagccagtctttgtcttttggttggggcattcaacccatttacatttaaggtaattattaataacTATGATcctattgccatttactttattgttttgggttcaaatttatacaccgtttttgtgtttcctgtctagagaatatcctttagtatttgttggaaagctggtttggtggtgctgaattctctcagcttttgcttgtctgtaaagcttttgatttctccttcatatttgagtgagatccttgctgggtacaataatctgggctgtaggttattttctttcatcactttaagtatgtcttgccattctctcctggcttggagagtttctattgaaagatcagctgttatccttatgggaattcccttatgtgttatttgttgtttttcccttgctgcttttaatatttgttctttgtgtttgatctttgttaatttgattaatatatgtcttggggtgttttgccttgggtttatcctgtttgggactgtctgggtttcttggagttgagtgattatttccttccccattcttacctggagaatcccagggacagggcagcctggtgagatgccgtctacggggtcgcacagagtcggacacgat
This window of the Bos taurus isolate L1 Dominette 01449 registration number 42190680 breed Hereford chromosome 5, ARS-UCD2.0, whole genome shotgun sequence genome carries:
- the CLEC12B gene encoding C-type lectin domain family 12 member B (The RefSeq protein has 2 substitutions compared to this genomic sequence), producing the protein MSEDMTYATLTFQDSVAAGNNQDRNNLRKRGYPAPSSIWRQAALGLLTLCVMLLIGLVTLGIMFLQMSSEINSDSDKLTQLQKIIHQQQDNISQQLSKYRNFPVEEEFLKSQISSLLKRQGQMAIKLCQELIIHTSDHKCNPCPKTWKWYQTSCYYFAVNEEKTWPNSRKNCMDKNSTLVKIDSLEEKDFLRSQPLPKFPFFWLGLSWDPSGRSWLWEDSSRPSPSLFSAYEYAQINESKGCAYFQNGNIYISRCSAEISWICEKTAALVKIEDLD